The genomic window CGGAAACAAAAATTAAATCTCCTGCTTCACGAAACACTGAGTAAGGGCCAATTGGCTTTGGTAATTTTGACATAATCATCCTCCATTCCTGATTTATAAATGTCATTATACACAAAATATCCATGATTTAAAAAAATATGCTCTCAAAAATGACGATTTATTTGAAATTTTATTCATATGAACGTTTTTTAATACATGATAAAATCATTTTCTTCATTGACAGCGCATACATTTAAGTGTTACTTTCAAGTTATGTTAATATGATTATTGTTCACTTACAATTGGAGGGGGTTTTATGAACATCAATACAAAATTATTACACGGATATTCTGTTATCGACAAAGAAACTGGAGCAGCCTCTATTCCAAAATACCAAACATCCACGTTCCATCAAGATGATGTCTTCCATCATACTGGATACAACTACACTCGGTTCGGTAATCCAACCATCACAGCAGTTGAGGAATGCATCGCATCTCTTGAGTGTGCCAAATTTGGTTTAGCCTTTTCTTCAGGTATGGCAGCTATCAATTCGGTTTTATTTATGTTATCTCAAGGAGATCACTTAATTTTAGGAAAAAACATTTATGGTGGTACTTATCAGATTGTGACGGAATTTCTAACACGTTTTGGAGTGGAACATACTTTCGTTGATGAATCTGATGTTTCGGCATGGGAAAATGCCATTCAACCAAATACGAAATTATTTTATTTGGAGACACCATCAAACCCTTTATTAACGATTACAGACTTAAAAGCTGTTTGTCATTTGGCAAAAAAACATGACATTTTAACTGTTTGTGACAACACATTTATGACACCTATTCATCAACAACCACTCGATTTTGGGGTCGATATTGTCATTCACAGTGCCACAAAATTTATTAATGGTCATAGTGATATTTTAGCCGGACTCATTGCGACAAATGATAAAGAACTATACTTAACGCTCAAAAAACATCAAAAAGCATTAGGAAGTATTTTAGGCGTTGAAGATGCGTGGTTACTTCTTAGAGGGGTTAAAACAATGGGACTTCGCATGAAACAATCCGTTAAAAATGCAGCTAAAATCGCAGACTTTTTAGCAAATCACGATGAA from Vagococcus martis includes these protein-coding regions:
- a CDS encoding trans-sulfuration enzyme family protein; amino-acid sequence: MNINTKLLHGYSVIDKETGAASIPKYQTSTFHQDDVFHHTGYNYTRFGNPTITAVEECIASLECAKFGLAFSSGMAAINSVLFMLSQGDHLILGKNIYGGTYQIVTEFLTRFGVEHTFVDESDVSAWENAIQPNTKLFYLETPSNPLLTITDLKAVCHLAKKHDILTVCDNTFMTPIHQQPLDFGVDIVIHSATKFINGHSDILAGLIATNDKELYLTLKKHQKALGSILGVEDAWLLLRGVKTMGLRMKQSVKNAAKIADFLANHDEIKSVYYPGLTSHPQADIHQAQTQSGGAVLSFELSCEDKVADFFNKCQIPIVAVSLGGVESILSYPWTMSHACMPEEERIKMGVTSTLIRLSCGIEDCDDLISDLENALK